AAGCTTTCCAGTGGTGAAGTCTGGTGCTCCGTCGTACGAGTCGACACCAAGGATGGTTCCGTTGGGAATCAAGATGCCGTCTGTGCCGATGATCCGCTTGGACAGCGGTAGTTGAAGGAAGGTGTCATTCAGGACATTGGTCTCCTTGAACGCGTTGAGGTTCCAGTAGATATGGTTGGCAGTCATGATGGGAGTCTTCTCGGTCAGAGCCAAAGAGATCAACTTGGTGGTCAACTGCGGCAGACCCTTGGGGTTCTCGGCCGTGACATCGGAATCAACGCTGTACACGGCGTGAGTGATGACATCTCCAGGGAAGCCCTCCAGTGCGCGGTCAAGCAGAGTAAACGTGATGGAAGACTCAGATTGAGCAGTGACAGTCCAGTTGTGCTGATCATAACCGACATCTCCTCCGTGCAATGTGTCGGTGCCGTTGTGCTCGTTCCTAGGGATTTCGTACTTGTCTCCATCTATTTGGAAGGTGCCGTTTTTGATCCGGTTGGCATAGCGGCCGACAACAGTGCCGAAGTATGTGTGGTCGGTCTCGGTGTCTTTCAAGTAATCCTTAGGGTCATCATAGCCCACGACTACATCTTGTTCGTTGCCATCGCGGTCAGGCACGAGCAGAGAAGTCAGACGCGCTCCGTATGGAATCAACTTGGCGGTAATATTCTCCGCAGTGATAGTGTAGACTTTGAATGGATCTACAGCAGACGTATTTGAAGTAGATGACGCGGCCGCATCTAGAGCCAGTGTCGGTAGCCCATAAAGGGCAGCAGATAAGTATGATTTAAGATGCATTCTGATTCCCAGAAGCGTTGTAACAGCTAGGAAGATGAAGCAATACACCGACAGGAGACGAATGGTGATCCGAGCAGGGCAGAGCACGGAGGGTAAGCAGCCAAGGAGCTGGGAGAATCCTTGGTACGATTTAAAGGAGTGAATCATACTACTATTTATCTTGTTCCTACCTCATGATGCCGCCTGACCAGCGGGCGGGGGTACCAAAGCACAGCAACAGCGGGACTGGGGTAAAATTCAATTTCCCCGAGCTGTTGGTTGGACTGGATTGTTTGTAATTATCCGAGCAAATTATAGGAGGCAAATCCACGGATGCGTTAGTTGGGCAAGGTCAATGCTAGTGCATTAGACCGCGTAACTGCCAACAAGCTCTGCGCCGTCGACGGATTCAGTATGGCGGGCTGGAGAAGTATGCGTCCGTCCACCACTTGATCGATGATCCGTGACCTCGATGAGCCAATTGCGATAGTAGGTTGATGTATTCACTGACAACAGGTAATAATGTAGTACCAAGGGTATGAGGCACCTTTGGCGGTCTAGTGCTCAGTCCCTTTCCGCCGCAGTGAATACTAGGTAGTAATGATGGGGAAAAGAAGACGCGGGAAGGCGTTCAGTAGTACATCCACAGGGGGTCAAACCATGAAGCCACGGAAATGAGGCAACAGCGCTAGTCCTAAACAAGAAATTTCCGGTGGGGGAACAAATTAAGAGGATGCGGGGAAGGAAAGCGGCCTGTCGATCGCTCCTCTTAATTCTTTGTCTGATGCCAAGCAACCAAAGAAACCACCGCGTGGGTGAGAATGGCTACCGAGTGGTTATGCATGTAGCATGGCTGGGTGTCATCCAGAGATTACCGCACATTACACATTTATTTTCAAATATGGGATCATGATAATGTAAGTACtacatacagtacatcaCATCGCATCTGCAAGGGTTTACACGATGACGCAGAATCCAGGAGGTAAGACTGCACCTTGGGCCCCTTTACCATCCCGTAACATGACCATCGACATGGAACAACATTTATCCGCTTACATAACCCAAAGCGCGCCCCCTTCAACCTCTAGCGGCAAAGCAAATCGGGCCGGACCCTCGGCCTGCCTG
The sequence above is a segment of the Aspergillus flavus chromosome 4, complete sequence genome. Coding sequences within it:
- a CDS encoding putative mutarotase (aldose 1-epimerase) — protein: MIHSFKSYQGFSQLLGCLPSVLCPARITIRLLSVYCFIFLAVTTLLGIRMHLKSYLSAALYGLPTLALDAAASSTSNTSAVDPFKVYTITAENITAKLIPYGARLTSLLVPDRDGNEQDVVVGYDDPKDYLKDTETDHTYFGTVVGRYANRIKNGTFQIDGDKYEIPRNEHNGTDTLHGGDVGYDQHNWTVTAQSESSITFTLLDRALEGFPGDVITHAVYSVDSDVTAENPKGLPQLTTKLISLALTEKTPIMTANHIYWNLNAFKETNVLNDTFLQLPLSKRIIGTDGILIPNGTILGVDSYDGAPDFTTGKLVGQDIEKAEGLCGTGCTGYDNCFIVDRDNAYGPANSIVPVVRMNSSTTGISLEVASNQQAVQIYTCDNMKGTIAVKPSQAKRNKEEGIEGAKSVNQYGCVVIETEGWIDGINNPEWGQLSDQIYSPTGAPAVNWATYKFGTV